One Nocardioides aromaticivorans genomic window carries:
- a CDS encoding aldehyde dehydrogenase family protein — protein sequence MAFEYAPAPESRSIVDIKPSYGLFIDGEFVDGRGSSFKTINPATEETLAEIAEASDADVDLAVRAARRAFRGWSRLSGKERAKYLFRIARIIQERGRELAVLESIDNGKPIKESRDVDVPIVAAHFFYYAGWADKLEYAGLGPAPQPLGVAGQVIPWNFPLLMLAWKVAPALACGNTVVLKPAETTPLTALLFAEICQQADLPPGVVNIVTGAGATGQAVVAHPDVDKVAFTGSTAVGKAIARAIAGTDKKATLELGGKAANIVFDDAPIDQAVEGIVGGIFFNQGHVCCAGSRLLVQESVADEVLAKLKRRMGTLRVGDPLDKNTDIGAINSAEQLARIRELSEIGESEGAERWSPACDLPSSGFWFPPTIFTGVTQAHRIAREEVFGPVLSVLTFRTPAEAIEKANNTPYGLSAGVWTEKGSRILHMASQLRAGVVWANTFNKFDPASPFGGYKESGYGREGGRQGLAAYLKGADL from the coding sequence ATGGCGTTCGAGTACGCACCGGCTCCGGAGTCGCGGAGCATCGTCGACATCAAGCCGTCCTACGGCCTGTTCATCGACGGGGAGTTCGTCGACGGGCGGGGCTCGTCGTTCAAGACGATCAACCCGGCCACCGAAGAGACGCTCGCCGAGATCGCCGAGGCGTCCGACGCCGACGTCGACCTCGCCGTCCGCGCTGCCCGACGGGCCTTCCGGGGCTGGTCGCGGCTCTCCGGCAAGGAGCGGGCGAAGTACCTCTTCCGGATCGCCCGGATCATCCAGGAGCGCGGCCGTGAGCTCGCCGTCCTGGAGTCCATCGACAACGGCAAGCCGATCAAGGAGAGCCGCGACGTCGACGTCCCGATCGTCGCCGCGCACTTCTTCTACTACGCCGGGTGGGCGGACAAGCTCGAGTACGCCGGTCTCGGCCCCGCCCCCCAGCCGCTGGGCGTCGCCGGGCAGGTCATCCCGTGGAACTTCCCGCTGCTGATGCTGGCATGGAAGGTCGCGCCCGCCCTGGCGTGCGGCAACACGGTCGTCCTCAAGCCGGCCGAGACCACTCCCCTGACCGCTCTGCTCTTCGCCGAGATCTGCCAGCAGGCCGACCTCCCGCCGGGCGTCGTCAACATCGTGACCGGCGCCGGGGCGACCGGCCAGGCCGTCGTCGCGCACCCCGACGTCGACAAGGTCGCCTTCACCGGCTCCACCGCCGTCGGCAAGGCGATCGCCCGCGCGATCGCCGGCACCGACAAGAAGGCCACCCTCGAGCTCGGCGGCAAGGCCGCCAACATCGTCTTCGACGACGCCCCCATCGACCAGGCGGTCGAGGGCATCGTGGGCGGCATCTTCTTCAACCAGGGCCACGTCTGCTGCGCCGGCTCCCGCCTCCTGGTGCAGGAGTCGGTCGCCGACGAGGTGCTCGCGAAGCTCAAGCGCCGGATGGGCACGCTGCGCGTCGGCGACCCCCTGGACAAGAACACCGACATCGGCGCGATCAACTCGGCCGAGCAGCTGGCCCGGATCCGGGAGCTCTCCGAGATCGGCGAGTCCGAGGGTGCCGAGCGCTGGTCGCCCGCCTGCGACCTGCCGTCGTCGGGCTTCTGGTTCCCGCCGACGATCTTCACCGGCGTCACCCAGGCCCACCGGATCGCCCGCGAGGAGGTCTTCGGACCGGTCCTGTCGGTGCTCACCTTCCGCACGCCTGCCGAGGCGATCGAGAAGGCCAACAACACGCCCTACGGCCTCTCCGCCGGCGTGTGGACCGAGAAGGGCTCGCGCATCCTGCACATGGCCTCGCAGCTGCGGGCCGGCGTGGTGTGGGCCAACACGTTCAACAAGTTCGACCCGGCCAGCCCCTTCGGCGGCTACAAGGAGTCCGGCTACGGCCGCGAGGGCGGACGCCAAGGTCTCGCCGCCTACCTCAAGGGAGCCGACCTCTGA
- a CDS encoding aldehyde dehydrogenase family protein has protein sequence MARIDVRKTYKLYIGGAFPRSESGHSYEVTDSKGKFVANAALASRKDVRDAVVAARKAFGSWSGRTAYNRGQILYRIAEVMEDRRPQFEEAVRQSEGGTAAAARAQVDAAVDRLVWYAGWADKLAQVVGNANPVAGPFFNHSAPEPTGVVGVLAPQGSSLLGLVSVVAPVIVTGNVAVVVSSYTRPLPAVTFSEVLATSDVPGGVVNILTGDAATLGPWLAAHMDVNAIDLAGVAGSAELATSLEVAAADNLKRVRRAPDAEPDWSADPGLGAMTAFVETKTVWHPIGV, from the coding sequence ATGGCCCGCATCGACGTGCGCAAGACCTACAAGCTCTACATCGGCGGCGCGTTCCCGCGCTCCGAGTCGGGCCACTCCTACGAGGTGACCGACAGCAAGGGGAAGTTCGTGGCCAACGCCGCCCTCGCCTCCCGCAAGGACGTCCGCGACGCCGTCGTCGCCGCCCGCAAGGCCTTCGGGTCGTGGTCGGGCCGCACGGCCTACAACCGCGGGCAGATCCTCTACCGGATCGCCGAGGTCATGGAGGACCGCCGCCCGCAGTTCGAGGAGGCCGTGCGGCAGTCCGAGGGCGGTACGGCCGCCGCCGCCCGCGCGCAGGTGGACGCCGCCGTCGACCGCCTCGTCTGGTACGCCGGCTGGGCCGACAAGCTCGCCCAGGTCGTCGGCAACGCCAACCCGGTCGCGGGTCCGTTCTTCAACCACTCCGCCCCCGAGCCCACCGGCGTCGTGGGCGTCCTCGCCCCGCAGGGCTCCTCGCTGCTCGGGCTGGTGTCCGTGGTCGCCCCCGTGATCGTCACCGGCAACGTCGCGGTCGTCGTGTCGTCGTACACGCGTCCGCTGCCGGCGGTCACCTTCTCCGAGGTGCTCGCGACCTCCGACGTCCCCGGTGGTGTCGTCAACATCCTGACCGGCGACGCCGCGACCCTCGGGCCGTGGCTCGCCGCGCACATGGACGTCAACGCCATCGACCTCGCCGGCGTCGCGGGCTCGGCCGAGCTCGCGACCTCCCTCGAGGTCGCAGCCGCCGACAACCTCAAGCGGGTACGACGCGCGCCCGACGCCGAGCCGGACTGGTCGGCCGACCCCGGCCTCGGCGCGATGACGGCCTTCGTCGAGACGAAGACCGTCTGGCACCCGATCGGCGTCTGA
- a CDS encoding HNH endonuclease signature motif containing protein, which translates to MDLGTSGTATAVSTASLLSWIADDAEVRDHLLIREWMNIVAWAEANIVDSPEGAATLTEGYLDTGVPIAGPGAPLVSEFQLMELIAVLGRSPDGGRSYVGQVIECAWRLPLLYAAVLEGRVTPWRAQRIADLTRSLPEQAAEFVDRHLNAAVGGVGWAQLERLVTEAILRFDPERAEAERQAANEHRHCNITDTDERGGVHLDAYLDAADGHDFNQAISREAALRGQLGDTDSLDVRRGKAVGAIARRDLALDLLIADETTGEVIAQAPGRRVELNVHITDTAFTGDNNVGRCEETRSPVQVTQVKEWLQVPGTTVIVRPVINLADCVPVDSYEVPDRHQRRVRLRDHTCRFPNCPHQAVRCDLDHAKPHADGGKTCPCNLVPLCRRHHRAKTHSAWRYQVTSPGHYLWTSPHGHHFHVGPAGTTPLDGY; encoded by the coding sequence ATGGATCTCGGAACCAGCGGCACCGCGACGGCGGTCTCGACAGCGTCGTTGCTGTCGTGGATCGCTGACGACGCCGAGGTCCGTGACCACCTCCTGATCCGGGAGTGGATGAACATCGTCGCCTGGGCTGAGGCCAACATCGTCGACAGTCCCGAGGGTGCCGCGACGTTGACCGAGGGCTACCTCGACACCGGTGTCCCGATCGCCGGCCCGGGTGCCCCGCTCGTGTCGGAGTTCCAGCTGATGGAGCTGATCGCGGTGCTCGGCCGCTCACCTGACGGTGGCCGGTCGTATGTCGGGCAGGTCATCGAGTGCGCCTGGCGCCTCCCGCTTCTCTACGCCGCCGTCCTCGAGGGCCGGGTCACGCCGTGGCGGGCTCAGAGGATCGCCGACCTCACCCGCTCCCTTCCCGAGCAGGCGGCGGAGTTCGTGGACCGGCACCTCAACGCCGCCGTCGGCGGGGTCGGCTGGGCGCAGCTCGAACGTCTTGTGACCGAGGCGATCCTGCGGTTCGACCCCGAACGCGCCGAGGCCGAGCGGCAGGCCGCGAACGAGCACCGTCACTGCAACATCACCGACACCGATGAGCGCGGCGGCGTGCACCTCGACGCGTACCTCGACGCGGCCGACGGCCACGACTTCAACCAGGCCATCTCCCGGGAAGCAGCACTACGGGGCCAGCTCGGCGACACCGACTCGTTGGACGTGCGGCGTGGGAAGGCCGTGGGTGCGATCGCCCGCCGCGACCTGGCCCTTGATCTGTTGATCGCCGACGAGACCACCGGCGAGGTCATCGCCCAAGCCCCCGGACGGCGGGTGGAGCTGAATGTCCACATCACCGACACCGCCTTCACCGGCGACAACAACGTCGGGCGGTGTGAGGAGACCAGGTCACCCGTCCAGGTGACGCAGGTGAAGGAGTGGCTGCAGGTCCCCGGCACGACCGTGATCGTGCGACCGGTCATCAACCTGGCCGACTGCGTTCCGGTCGACTCCTACGAGGTCCCCGACCGCCACCAGCGACGCGTCCGGCTCCGCGACCACACCTGCCGGTTCCCCAACTGCCCCCACCAGGCAGTCCGCTGCGACCTCGACCACGCCAAGCCCCACGCAGATGGCGGCAAGACCTGTCCGTGCAACCTCGTCCCGCTCTGCCGACGGCATCACCGTGCGAAGACCCACTCCGCCTGGCGCTACCAGGTCACCAGCCCCGGCCACTACCTGTGGACCAGCCCCCACGGCCACCACTTCCACGTCGGCCCCGCCGGCACAACACCACTCGACGGCTACTGA
- a CDS encoding dipeptidase, with product MSWINRRRVKITGLSLLALVVVLAVAFFSYAPGKIERMRNRIEPAELPEVTADTQRLHDSLQVVDMHSDTLMWDRDLLDRGDRGHMDLPRLEDGNVALQVFSSVSKSPKGQNYDSNPTDAGDNITLLAIAQLQPFRTWGSLLERSLYHAEKLRNAADDSDGALRLIRSRADLDRLIADRVDGEQVTGALFSVEGLHNLEGDIDNLDKLYDAGMRMAGFTHFFDNEVAGSMHGEDKGGLTDLGREVFAEMEERGIVVDIAHASHDAVAEMLDLATKPVVLSHGGVQATCDVNRNLTDEEVRGVAATGGVVGVGYWDAAVCDLTVDAVVDAIDHVVEIAGVETAALGSDYDGATTVGWDTTHLAAITQELVDRGYDDTEIAAIMGGNTLRVLRAVLPAE from the coding sequence GTGAGCTGGATCAACCGCCGCCGGGTGAAGATCACCGGACTGTCCCTGCTGGCCCTCGTCGTCGTGCTGGCGGTCGCCTTCTTCAGCTATGCGCCCGGCAAGATCGAGCGGATGCGGAACCGGATCGAGCCCGCCGAGCTCCCCGAGGTCACCGCCGACACCCAGCGGCTGCACGACTCGCTGCAGGTCGTCGACATGCACTCCGACACGCTCATGTGGGACCGCGACCTCCTCGACCGTGGCGACCGCGGGCACATGGACCTGCCGCGGCTCGAGGACGGCAACGTCGCGCTCCAGGTCTTCTCGTCGGTGTCGAAGTCGCCGAAGGGGCAGAACTACGACAGCAACCCCACCGACGCCGGCGACAACATCACCCTGCTGGCCATCGCGCAGCTCCAGCCCTTCCGCACCTGGGGCTCGCTGCTGGAGCGCTCGCTCTACCACGCCGAGAAGCTGCGCAACGCCGCCGACGACTCCGACGGTGCGCTGCGCCTGATCCGCTCCCGGGCCGACCTCGACCGGCTGATCGCGGACCGCGTCGACGGCGAGCAGGTCACCGGAGCGCTCTTCTCCGTGGAGGGCCTGCACAACCTCGAGGGCGACATCGACAACCTCGACAAGCTCTACGACGCAGGCATGCGGATGGCCGGCTTCACCCACTTCTTCGACAACGAGGTCGCCGGGTCCATGCACGGTGAGGACAAGGGCGGGCTGACCGACCTCGGCCGCGAGGTGTTCGCCGAGATGGAGGAGCGCGGCATCGTCGTCGACATCGCGCACGCCAGCCACGACGCCGTCGCCGAGATGCTCGACCTGGCCACGAAGCCGGTGGTGCTGTCCCACGGCGGCGTACAGGCCACCTGCGACGTCAACCGCAACCTCACCGACGAGGAGGTCCGTGGCGTCGCCGCGACCGGCGGGGTGGTCGGCGTCGGCTACTGGGACGCCGCCGTCTGCGACCTGACCGTCGACGCGGTCGTGGACGCCATCGACCACGTCGTCGAGATCGCCGGCGTCGAGACCGCCGCGCTCGGCAGCGACTACGACGGCGCGACCACCGTCGGCTGGGACACCACCCACCTCGCCGCCATCACCCAGGAGCTCGTCGACCGCGGGTACGACGACACGGAGATCGCCGCGATCATGGGTGGCAACACGCTGCGGGTGCTGCGGGCGGTGCTGCCCGCGGAGTGA
- a CDS encoding protein kinase domain-containing protein: MGNDTESQEPETAPDVSGYEVTGRIGADPAGVLFEGHRTGDDETVALRRLAADEAEVLEGRVEALVGLADAHLVGVRGLVEGSAASYLVTERVEGATLADVLDRGQALIVGQVLGVAHGVLQGLAHAHEHGVVHGRVSPSAVLLGSDGRVRLTDFGIGRPDPAYLAPEAVHHPGSATTRVADVYAVAALLVHLLTGQPLSEQKRHLKAVDATLRTVLGKALSKVPADRQSDAHALLNALGRAAKRAYGTTWWTEAGLAALAAPSVPPVVALAPAPPPAEPPRRARRGRRVLVGVAAAAVVAGGAAAAVAVLDDEAPPRPSYFRTDQFCNELGDAVADVAGSDTRSSFDSSGAQGAPTGAAAGARASASCWWGGGASGTVVSISVGAKADLEASGVTTAERLRGLLDGSGQDALRQAGATWQASYAAQCHDLEPHGYDAAFTCTAPPVAIPRKPVHPGVVRVVLVATTADQALACGGTRALATADDAAGADGFASDVEELCAAVIGEVRRGG; this comes from the coding sequence ATGGGCAACGACACGGAGTCGCAGGAGCCGGAGACCGCTCCGGACGTCAGCGGCTACGAGGTCACCGGCCGGATCGGCGCCGACCCCGCGGGGGTCCTGTTCGAGGGGCACCGCACGGGTGACGACGAGACCGTGGCGCTGCGCCGCCTCGCTGCCGACGAGGCCGAGGTGCTCGAGGGCCGGGTCGAGGCGCTGGTGGGGCTCGCCGATGCCCACCTCGTGGGCGTCCGGGGGCTCGTCGAGGGCTCCGCGGCGTCGTACCTCGTGACGGAGCGGGTGGAGGGCGCCACCCTCGCCGACGTTCTCGACCGTGGCCAGGCGCTCATCGTCGGGCAGGTGCTCGGCGTCGCCCACGGCGTCCTCCAGGGTCTCGCCCACGCGCACGAGCACGGGGTCGTGCACGGGCGGGTCTCGCCGTCGGCCGTGCTGCTCGGCAGCGACGGCCGGGTGCGCCTGACCGACTTCGGGATCGGCCGGCCGGATCCCGCCTACCTGGCCCCCGAGGCCGTGCACCACCCCGGCTCCGCGACGACCCGCGTCGCCGACGTGTACGCCGTCGCGGCGCTCCTCGTGCACCTGCTGACCGGGCAGCCGCTCTCCGAGCAGAAGCGGCACCTCAAGGCGGTCGACGCCACGCTGCGCACGGTCCTGGGCAAGGCGCTGTCGAAGGTGCCCGCCGACCGCCAGTCCGACGCGCACGCCCTCCTCAACGCGCTCGGCCGGGCCGCGAAGCGCGCCTACGGGACGACCTGGTGGACCGAGGCGGGACTGGCCGCGCTCGCGGCACCCTCGGTGCCCCCGGTCGTCGCCCTCGCACCCGCGCCGCCCCCGGCCGAACCGCCCCGCCGGGCCCGCCGTGGTCGGCGCGTGCTCGTGGGGGTGGCCGCGGCCGCGGTGGTCGCGGGTGGGGCTGCCGCGGCGGTCGCGGTGCTGGACGACGAGGCGCCGCCGAGGCCGTCGTACTTCCGGACCGACCAGTTCTGCAACGAGCTCGGGGACGCCGTGGCCGACGTCGCCGGCTCCGACACCCGGTCCAGCTTCGACTCGTCGGGGGCGCAGGGTGCGCCGACGGGCGCGGCCGCCGGCGCACGTGCGTCCGCGTCGTGCTGGTGGGGAGGGGGCGCGTCCGGGACCGTCGTCAGCATCTCGGTCGGCGCGAAGGCCGACCTCGAGGCGTCCGGCGTGACCACGGCCGAGCGACTTCGCGGGCTGCTCGACGGGTCCGGCCAGGACGCGCTGCGACAGGCGGGGGCGACCTGGCAGGCGTCGTACGCGGCGCAGTGCCACGACCTCGAGCCGCACGGGTACGACGCCGCCTTCACCTGCACGGCGCCGCCGGTCGCGATCCCGAGGAAGCCGGTGCACCCCGGCGTCGTCCGGGTCGTGCTGGTGGCCACCACGGCCGACCAGGCGCTGGCCTGCGGCGGCACCCGGGCGCTCGCGACCGCCGACGACGCGGCCGGTGCCGACGGGTTCGCGTCGGACGTCGAGGAGCTGTGCGCCGCCGTGATCGGTGAGGTCCGCCGTGGCGGCTGA